One genomic window of Mucilaginibacter sp. SJ includes the following:
- a CDS encoding heparinase II/III domain-containing protein translates to MKIKIVGSIRKSLTMFGFLFYLVLLQPADVTAQSSHPYLFYTPERVNQLKKRIVTDTVLANSLQQIKDNCDGWLKNSNGGDMEQLALVYRLTGERRFADRVKSLLIQLTGKIQWDGMDDRSPRWNSGLGTAHSNWLAAITYDAIYDCLTVTERKEIAGKILELGIKPSVGDWISKDKRIHSLNSMGHNWWSSVVFQAGIASLAIMKEVPEARDWARGIMDDSKEWIGFSGSILENKPSTFDPDGGCYESVSYANFGVSEYLLFRLAYTNAIGPLKMPYDPLLQKTMDWFIRTSYPRAREASMSLNFGDSNDFANGDKPVRLMIALGLGRPDYYWYLNNTSKVRFREDLNVQTPMGLLYQPEKNVVPTTPSLSPSAVYPGMGWGMLRSSWDPDATMLGVKCGFTWNHAHADAGSFVLYHKGKNLLIDGGDTGYGNPEYSSYFVTSRAHNVVMFNGEAQDPQDQYHAVKQPGHLYDMLDAGNLKYLLADVTGPTSRNFLRNYRNFLWVGNVILIVDDVKTYEAGKIDFLLHYADTAIKRGPDIEITQGSSGILFRPLYPETLPLGYPHDFPEKMKYDIQYGLKDHSRNVQIPYYVISPPEKTDRAKLVNAIILLDERNKPLKTFIGSSGANGSSAWSNLPVIERFESKDYLGIRIHQNGQVTEVYINLLADGRLMHRNSIINAGNWETDAYLSAVTYPEGSKPGDGSIPSSFFVANGSYLKSGHRVLFSSLSKVFMNAEKKDGILKLSLKGQPVVNISFDMGNIQHVSVDGKIQPPKFDKEQYLLIEK, encoded by the coding sequence ATGAAAATAAAAATTGTCGGATCAATTCGGAAGTCATTAACCATGTTTGGTTTTCTTTTTTATCTGGTACTGTTGCAGCCCGCGGACGTCACGGCGCAATCATCGCATCCTTATCTTTTTTACACTCCGGAACGTGTCAACCAGCTAAAGAAGAGAATCGTAACAGACACAGTCTTAGCCAATAGCTTACAACAAATAAAAGATAATTGTGACGGATGGTTAAAAAATAGTAATGGTGGCGATATGGAACAATTGGCATTGGTTTACCGCCTGACCGGAGAGAGGCGTTTTGCAGACCGGGTCAAATCATTGCTGATACAGCTTACCGGCAAAATTCAATGGGACGGGATGGATGACCGGTCCCCCCGCTGGAATTCAGGTTTAGGTACAGCTCATTCAAACTGGCTGGCTGCGATAACCTATGACGCGATTTATGATTGTCTGACGGTTACCGAACGGAAAGAAATTGCGGGGAAAATATTGGAACTCGGCATAAAGCCGTCAGTTGGTGACTGGATATCAAAGGACAAAAGAATTCATTCGCTCAATAGCATGGGGCATAACTGGTGGTCATCGGTTGTATTCCAGGCCGGCATAGCATCTCTGGCGATAATGAAAGAAGTCCCGGAGGCCAGGGATTGGGCCAGGGGAATTATGGATGACAGTAAGGAATGGATAGGTTTTAGCGGGAGCATCCTTGAAAATAAACCATCTACCTTTGATCCCGATGGAGGCTGTTACGAGAGTGTGAGTTACGCCAATTTCGGTGTTTCTGAATATCTGCTTTTCCGGCTGGCTTATACTAATGCGATAGGTCCTTTGAAGATGCCATATGATCCTCTGCTTCAGAAAACCATGGATTGGTTTATTCGGACTTCTTATCCGCGTGCCCGGGAAGCATCTATGTCGCTCAATTTTGGTGACAGTAATGATTTTGCGAACGGAGATAAACCTGTTCGGCTTATGATTGCTTTGGGGCTCGGGAGACCGGACTATTATTGGTATCTGAATAATACTTCAAAGGTACGTTTCCGCGAGGATTTGAATGTTCAGACCCCGATGGGGCTACTCTATCAGCCGGAGAAGAATGTTGTTCCCACAACCCCTTCACTTAGTCCGTCTGCCGTTTATCCGGGGATGGGCTGGGGGATGCTCAGGAGTTCATGGGATCCCGATGCTACTATGTTGGGTGTGAAATGCGGGTTTACTTGGAATCACGCCCATGCAGACGCAGGTTCATTCGTATTGTATCACAAAGGAAAAAATTTATTGATCGACGGAGGAGACACGGGGTACGGAAATCCTGAGTACAGCAGTTATTTCGTTACAAGCCGTGCGCATAATGTAGTTATGTTTAACGGAGAAGCACAGGACCCGCAGGATCAATATCACGCAGTAAAACAACCGGGACATCTGTATGATATGTTAGATGCCGGCAATTTAAAATATTTACTGGCTGATGTAACCGGGCCGACATCCCGTAATTTTTTACGTAACTATCGTAATTTTCTGTGGGTTGGCAATGTGATCCTCATCGTTGATGACGTCAAAACGTATGAAGCGGGAAAAATAGACTTTTTATTGCATTATGCGGACACTGCTATTAAACGTGGACCCGATATTGAGATAACACAAGGTTCTTCAGGGATATTATTCCGTCCCTTGTACCCGGAAACTTTGCCTTTGGGTTATCCCCACGACTTTCCCGAAAAAATGAAATACGATATTCAATATGGTTTAAAGGATCATTCAAGAAATGTTCAAATTCCTTACTACGTAATCTCACCGCCCGAGAAAACTGACCGGGCCAAGCTGGTTAATGCTATTATTTTATTGGATGAGCGCAATAAACCACTGAAAACATTTATAGGGTCTTCGGGGGCGAACGGATCATCTGCTTGGAGTAACCTGCCTGTCATTGAGCGCTTTGAAAGTAAAGACTACCTGGGTATACGGATACATCAAAATGGACAGGTAACAGAAGTTTATATTAATTTGCTGGCGGACGGGAGGTTGATGCACCGAAATTCTATCATTAATGCCGGTAATTGGGAAACCGATGCTTATCTGAGTGCGGTTACCTATCCTGAAGGGAGTAAACCGGGCGATGGATCGATACCCTCTTCATTCTTCGTCGCTAACGGGAGTTATTTAAAAAGCGGCCATCGTGTGCTTTTCAGTTCACTTTCCAAAGTATTTATGAATGCCGAAAAAAAGGACGGTATTTTAAAATTGTCCCTGAAGGGGCAGCCCGTTGTCAATATTTCATTCGACATGGGAAACATCCAACACGTTTCCGTTGACGGCAAAATACAGCCGCCTAAATTTGACAAGGAGCAATACCTGCTGATTGAAAAATAA
- a CDS encoding RagB/SusD family nutrient uptake outer membrane protein, whose product MKKITNKIVIIVIGIVILTQNACKKDLNLVPTNQPTDATFWTSPDQFKSAASLFYGYLPTFDYGASYLQPYNLEADYNSDFSGGISAYSESSFTPPLTNAVYTNSYGQLRAINNLLEKAQTYKGDAAGIKQYVAEAHFFRAFVYFRLLFYFGGVPLITSTLTPASPALQAPRANRDDLVNFIIAELDAASANLLTEDKIAAADKGRISKTAALAFEGRVTLFEGTWNKFRNNAARANEMLGKSVDESNQVMSSGQYQLFAPENGIAMGDSTYKYLFILENQKSNPGGYTKANNKEFIILNRYDYTLRPNGALITHAGVGTPTSKLANLFLCSDGLPIDKSPLFQGYATKSSEFKNRDSRMKNLFRIPGNLYYDNSPNPRFALDGTTTNNAGIAFDPVPTTTNTGYFNYKYRTERGIPDRSEGYDYPVLRYAEVLLNYAEAKFELDGQISDADLNLSLNKIRTSQRTGLPALTNSFVVGNGLDMRTEIRRERSVELAWEGLRIFDLLRWKTAETEMKTSLLGINYSGTAYASDSRWTPQAVLGTENGFLVIESSSKRFFSDKNYLLPIPTQEIAANPNLKQNPGW is encoded by the coding sequence ATGAAAAAAATAACAAATAAAATAGTCATTATAGTAATTGGCATTGTGATCCTTACACAGAATGCCTGTAAAAAAGACCTGAACCTTGTACCGACTAACCAGCCGACGGATGCAACCTTCTGGACTAGCCCGGATCAGTTCAAATCTGCCGCTTCCTTATTTTATGGCTATTTGCCAACCTTTGACTATGGTGCGAGCTATTTACAGCCTTATAACCTTGAAGCGGATTACAATTCTGATTTTAGCGGTGGTATCAGTGCTTACAGCGAATCAAGCTTTACCCCACCACTGACCAACGCGGTTTATACAAATTCTTACGGCCAATTACGGGCGATCAACAATTTGCTTGAAAAAGCACAAACTTATAAGGGGGATGCTGCCGGCATCAAACAATATGTAGCTGAAGCGCATTTCTTTCGCGCTTTTGTCTATTTCCGTCTGTTGTTTTATTTCGGAGGTGTGCCGCTGATTACCTCTACGCTTACCCCTGCCTCCCCGGCATTACAGGCTCCGCGGGCGAACCGCGATGACCTGGTTAATTTTATAATCGCAGAATTGGATGCCGCGTCAGCTAATTTACTGACAGAGGATAAAATTGCGGCTGCCGATAAAGGCCGGATCAGCAAAACAGCAGCACTGGCTTTTGAAGGCAGAGTCACCTTATTTGAAGGTACCTGGAACAAGTTTCGTAATAATGCTGCCCGGGCAAACGAAATGCTGGGCAAGTCTGTAGATGAATCCAACCAGGTGATGAGCAGTGGACAATATCAATTGTTTGCACCTGAAAACGGGATTGCTATGGGTGATTCAACCTACAAATACCTGTTTATTCTGGAGAATCAAAAATCTAATCCCGGGGGATACACCAAAGCGAACAATAAGGAATTTATTATCCTTAACCGCTATGACTATACGTTGAGGCCAAATGGGGCGTTGATAACTCATGCGGGTGTAGGTACGCCTACCAGTAAGCTGGCTAATCTTTTTCTGTGCAGTGATGGTCTGCCAATTGATAAATCGCCTTTATTTCAAGGTTATGCCACCAAGTCATCGGAATTTAAAAATCGCGATAGCAGGATGAAGAATTTGTTCAGGATACCAGGTAATCTGTACTATGATAATTCCCCTAATCCGCGCTTCGCGCTGGACGGAACGACAACCAACAATGCAGGTATCGCTTTTGATCCGGTTCCTACAACAACCAATACCGGATATTTCAATTATAAATACCGTACAGAAAGGGGTATACCAGATCGCTCAGAAGGTTATGATTATCCTGTTTTGCGCTATGCTGAAGTTCTGCTTAATTACGCAGAAGCAAAATTTGAGTTGGACGGTCAAATCAGTGACGCTGATCTGAACCTGTCCTTAAATAAAATAAGGACCAGCCAGCGTACCGGCCTTCCCGCACTTACCAATTCTTTCGTTGTGGGTAATGGCCTGGACATGCGTACAGAAATCCGTAGAGAACGCTCAGTTGAACTGGCATGGGAAGGTTTAAGAATATTTGATCTGCTCCGCTGGAAAACGGCTGAAACCGAGATGAAAACATCATTACTGGGAATCAATTATAGCGGAACTGCGTACGCATCTGATTCGAGGTGGACACCACAGGCTGTACTGGGAACAGAAAATGGTTTTCTTGTCATTGAATCATCATCAAAGCGTTTCTTTTCAGATAAGAACTATCTGTTACCGATCCCTACTCAGGAAATCGCAGCTAATCCAAACCTTAAACAAAATCCTGGTTGGTAA
- a CDS encoding glycoside hydrolase family 88 protein — protein sequence MPRNIDYDRGEWRYVDNHDWCAGFWPGILWYLYEGTQDRKWSSAADRFTRQLVPPGKQTGLDHDVGFVLFNSYGNGYRLTGRSAYKKVILQAADSLATLFNPKVGTILSWPPMVKKMGWPHNTIIDNMINLELLFWAAKHGGNRSLCHIAVKHAETTMQNHFRPDYSAYHVVVYDTVSGRKIKGVTHQGYADSSMWARGQSWAIYGFTMCYRETHKSEFLSFAQKVADIYLKRLPTDRIPYWDFNDPAIPNAPRDASAAAVTASALLELSGFVHNKVKAVYYRKQAIAMLAELSSARYQSRDINSAFLLHSTGHHPAGTEIDASIIYADYYYLEALLRLQKSEKKKRNL from the coding sequence TTGCCGAGAAATATAGATTATGACAGGGGCGAATGGCGGTATGTTGATAATCATGACTGGTGTGCCGGTTTCTGGCCGGGTATTCTGTGGTATCTTTACGAGGGTACTCAGGACCGGAAATGGTCTTCAGCCGCTGACAGGTTTACCAGGCAGTTGGTGCCTCCCGGGAAACAGACAGGATTGGATCATGACGTTGGCTTTGTTCTATTTAACAGTTACGGTAACGGCTACCGTTTAACCGGCCGTTCAGCATATAAGAAAGTAATACTTCAGGCAGCGGATTCCCTTGCTACACTTTTTAATCCCAAAGTAGGCACCATTCTTTCCTGGCCTCCCATGGTAAAAAAAATGGGCTGGCCGCATAATACCATTATCGATAACATGATTAATCTTGAACTTTTATTCTGGGCGGCTAAACACGGCGGTAACCGGAGTTTATGCCATATTGCGGTTAAGCATGCAGAGACGACGATGCAAAATCATTTTCGCCCTGATTACTCCGCTTATCACGTCGTAGTTTACGATACGGTCAGCGGCCGGAAAATAAAGGGTGTCACCCATCAGGGTTATGCTGACAGTTCGATGTGGGCACGGGGACAATCGTGGGCTATATATGGTTTTACCATGTGCTACCGCGAAACCCATAAATCTGAATTTTTAAGCTTTGCGCAAAAAGTTGCCGATATTTATTTAAAGCGTTTGCCGACAGACCGAATCCCGTATTGGGATTTTAACGATCCGGCTATACCGAATGCCCCGCGCGATGCATCGGCTGCAGCAGTAACCGCCTCAGCATTACTTGAATTGTCCGGCTTTGTGCATAATAAAGTAAAAGCAGTTTATTATCGTAAGCAGGCTATCGCCATGCTTGCAGAACTGTCGTCAGCCCGTTACCAGAGCAGGGATATCAACAGCGCTTTTTTACTCCACTCTACAGGGCATCATCCTGCCGGGACCGAAATAGACGCCTCTATTATTTATGCCGATTATTATTATCTGGAAGCACTTCTGCGTCTGCAAAAATCCGAAAAAAAGAAAAGAAATCTATAA
- a CDS encoding SusC/RagA family TonB-linked outer membrane protein has protein sequence MTKSLVITWHHLAADYQLTNFLNFMNMGNFTFRVKPKILPVVLSLMLLFCIRANAQKSPISGRVSDSQTNQPVVGATVKVKGSTAGTATDAKGAFTLSALPGAVLEITSIGYQTISVPADFAGPMLIKILPDNSRLSEVIVVGYSTVQKRATLTGAISTLDSSAFKNRVSTNPLSAIQGTVPGVVVSRTSGKPGQENWNFQVRGASSTNSTPPLVVVDGVPYTDPSILSSFNNDDIATMSFLKDGSAAIYGARAANGVVLITTKSGKSGAPVVNYNGLYALKPVGLMRKYTNLRQWYEMTNEAYTNNNAINPFKSFEQYFQNPAGQVISPGAFNTNDEAFFDYDLSKATFGTSSTNQQNVSISGRGNKAGYYLSLGYLNDGSNLKFGTNFNKKYNVRINMDYNLLRGLKVTNQLYFERQNRIEPSALSTLLNGPSVTQPGAPLYRADGQPLYNWGNFLSPAGLAELGGNRDQVDNRINEQFGLNYDINNNFRLNGSAAVRYTLTDIQQHINNIPFTNYAGTVVTSQYGTGNDFNSFRRDFQQSTYQSYFANSEYHQTFNSVHNVYAMAGVSQEKYHYDAFFNKVNNVLPGLNSIAQGMPLPNANDTRGGDYYDWAINSYFGRVTYNYKSKYLFEAIGRYDGSSRFTDENNHRWKFFPSVLAGWVITNESFMANLKWLNNLKLRGSYAVVGNQAGIGNYDYIATVNNNAGSYPFGASNPTSVTTTAPGGIVAPNRTWEQVETKNIGLDFSLLNNRLSGTFEIYEKYNRNMLIAVVYPVTLGGSAPFTNNGNLRTRGFDLTLSWNDRIGQVNYGITGILSDNKNNLINIGGANVRNPGVNGGVQGFPINSYFGYQYAGIIQNAAQLADYKATFSGGGLPANIGVGDAMFTDLNGDHKFDATDIKYLGNNNIRLSFSTQLNLSWKNIDFSSLFQGVGRRDTYRNGSLYRPYVGSGANQSAYFYHKTWSPDRTDAPFPKLTTDATVQNYDYAASSLTIKNNKYIRLKNFVIGYTLPKNLTQKAGLSKVRIYFSGENLWEAAAIKDGWDPEAPDSVDQFPFYRTYALGLNVTF, from the coding sequence TTGACCAAATCATTGGTAATCACCTGGCATCACCTGGCTGCTGATTATCAACTAACCAATTTTTTAAACTTTATGAATATGGGAAATTTTACTTTCAGAGTTAAACCGAAGATTTTGCCGGTAGTATTGAGCCTTATGCTTTTGTTTTGTATCCGGGCGAATGCACAAAAATCCCCCATCAGTGGAAGGGTGTCCGACAGTCAGACTAATCAGCCCGTTGTTGGTGCCACGGTCAAAGTCAAGGGAAGTACAGCGGGCACCGCCACTGATGCAAAGGGAGCGTTTACATTATCCGCACTTCCGGGAGCTGTGCTGGAGATTACCAGTATCGGTTATCAGACTATCTCAGTTCCTGCAGATTTCGCAGGGCCTATGCTTATTAAAATCCTGCCCGACAACAGCAGATTGAGCGAAGTAATAGTTGTGGGTTATTCGACCGTCCAGAAAAGAGCGACACTTACGGGTGCGATCAGCACACTTGACTCCTCTGCTTTTAAAAACCGGGTTTCTACCAATCCTTTGAGCGCCATTCAGGGCACTGTTCCAGGAGTTGTGGTTTCCCGCACGTCAGGAAAGCCTGGCCAGGAGAACTGGAATTTTCAGGTTCGCGGCGCGTCATCAACAAATTCTACGCCTCCTTTGGTTGTTGTTGACGGAGTACCCTATACGGATCCGAGCATTCTGAGCTCATTTAATAATGATGATATCGCCACGATGTCCTTCCTGAAGGATGGATCAGCTGCAATTTATGGCGCACGGGCTGCTAACGGCGTGGTGCTGATAACCACCAAATCCGGAAAGTCGGGCGCACCGGTTGTTAATTATAACGGGTTATATGCACTGAAGCCTGTAGGCTTGATGCGGAAATATACGAACCTGAGGCAGTGGTACGAAATGACCAATGAAGCTTACACCAATAATAATGCGATCAACCCTTTCAAATCTTTTGAGCAATATTTTCAAAACCCAGCCGGACAGGTAATTTCACCCGGAGCGTTTAATACTAATGATGAGGCCTTTTTTGACTATGATCTCAGCAAAGCTACTTTCGGAACAAGTTCTACTAATCAGCAAAATGTTTCGATTTCTGGACGCGGCAATAAAGCAGGTTATTACTTATCGCTGGGCTATCTTAATGATGGCAGCAACCTTAAGTTCGGAACGAATTTCAATAAGAAGTACAATGTCAGGATCAATATGGATTACAACCTGCTGCGGGGCCTGAAGGTGACTAATCAGTTGTATTTTGAAAGACAGAACCGTATAGAGCCTTCCGCGCTGAGCACCTTGCTGAATGGGCCGAGCGTTACCCAGCCCGGTGCTCCGCTTTATCGTGCGGACGGGCAACCATTGTACAACTGGGGTAATTTCCTAAGTCCTGCCGGTCTGGCTGAACTGGGAGGGAACAGGGATCAGGTTGACAACCGGATCAATGAACAGTTCGGCCTGAATTATGACATCAATAACAATTTTCGGTTAAATGGTTCTGCAGCCGTCCGCTATACCCTGACTGACATTCAGCAGCATATCAATAATATTCCCTTCACGAATTACGCCGGCACGGTCGTGACCAGCCAATATGGAACAGGTAATGATTTTAATTCTTTCCGAAGAGATTTTCAGCAATCAACCTACCAGAGTTATTTTGCGAATTCCGAATATCATCAGACCTTCAACAGCGTTCATAACGTCTACGCTATGGCCGGGGTTTCGCAGGAAAAATATCATTATGATGCCTTCTTTAATAAAGTGAATAATGTGCTTCCGGGATTGAATTCTATTGCACAAGGAATGCCTTTACCCAATGCCAATGATACACGTGGCGGAGACTACTATGACTGGGCTATCAATTCCTACTTCGGCAGGGTAACCTACAACTATAAAAGCAAATACTTATTCGAAGCTATTGGACGCTATGACGGTTCATCGAGATTTACAGACGAAAACAACCATCGCTGGAAATTTTTCCCAAGTGTGTTAGCCGGCTGGGTAATCACTAATGAATCATTTATGGCTAACCTGAAATGGCTGAACAACCTGAAACTGCGCGGATCTTATGCTGTTGTGGGTAACCAGGCGGGTATCGGAAACTATGATTATATCGCCACTGTAAATAACAATGCTGGATCATATCCATTCGGCGCTTCTAATCCGACCAGCGTTACCACAACAGCTCCCGGAGGAATCGTGGCACCTAACAGAACCTGGGAACAGGTGGAAACCAAAAACATTGGGCTGGATTTTTCCTTGTTGAATAACAGGCTTTCCGGAACATTTGAGATTTACGAAAAATATAACCGCAATATGCTGATTGCGGTGGTTTACCCGGTAACGCTCGGCGGTTCGGCCCCTTTTACCAATAATGGAAATTTAAGGACCAGGGGATTTGATCTGACATTAAGCTGGAACGACAGGATTGGTCAGGTTAACTATGGTATAACCGGTATTTTAAGCGACAATAAAAATAACCTGATCAATATCGGCGGTGCCAACGTTCGGAACCCGGGTGTAAACGGCGGCGTTCAAGGATTCCCGATCAATAGTTATTTTGGTTATCAATATGCCGGTATTATTCAGAACGCAGCACAATTAGCCGATTATAAGGCCACTTTTTCCGGAGGCGGGTTACCGGCCAATATCGGTGTTGGGGATGCCATGTTTACTGACCTTAACGGGGATCATAAATTTGATGCTACTGACATTAAATACCTGGGTAATAATAATATACGGCTGAGTTTTTCCACGCAGCTTAATCTGAGCTGGAAAAATATTGACTTTTCTTCCTTGTTTCAGGGTGTTGGACGTCGTGATACCTATCGCAACGGGTCTTTGTACAGGCCTTATGTCGGCAGCGGTGCAAATCAGAGTGCTTATTTTTATCATAAAACCTGGAGCCCGGACAGGACGGATGCACCGTTTCCTAAGTTAACCACAGACGCAACAGTGCAGAATTACGATTACGCAGCCTCATCCTTAACCATAAAAAATAACAAATATATCCGACTAAAGAATTTCGTTATCGGCTACACACTGCCGAAGAACCTAACTCAAAAAGCTGGTTTATCCAAGGTCCGGATTTACTTTTCCGGTGAAAATCTCTGGGAAGCCGCAGCGATTAAAGATGGCTGGGATCCGGAAGCGCCAGACAGCGTTGACCAGTTTCCATTCTACCGAACTTATGCATTGGGTTTAAATGTTACCTTTTAA
- a CDS encoding AAA family ATPase: MELLYIWIEEFRNLKNIGFNFTDKIKFDYLPEHREVLIEKKEPIRPGFFGKKVNNVTAIIGKNGTGKSNLLDLICYLTKGSSKRFYKFIIIYEDARNRGQQYICKTNIEELSKDKRLFIIDAGKSIPNIGAIFFSNVNDGREHRFARDIIDISQNSTSRHTRKRSDVFNQLKFLLSDHFEAVNLSAPNTVLLTTRADITIKKPLQTYLSSYPKFEALVKLYSSGLKRHKPAEQFRYSLRYTLFIYSLNHVFSNFIDNSQIGLSGNETEFVNTFTTIFQNRFPKADLPGMSDTHERLEYFLRDFMDHYKQLGEMNVNELYLFLDFDRDIPKMNLIIAEEKISKKTYFKAFFDEFNQGIFKRYNAIFDFPEIIDLEWTGMSSGHKAFLNLFAQLHSTIKRIAQQENVLVCIDEGDLYLHPEWQRQFLNRVIRYVPEMLNKNLQFILTTHSPFLISDLPKENLILVQSNSFGNCEIATNKITLRQTFGANIYDLFRGPFVLEKSTISEFALRKINRAVAILSQKAISRVEYNEARDIVSAVGDYAVHFKLDLMLKDAETLL; this comes from the coding sequence ATGGAGCTTCTATATATCTGGATCGAAGAATTCAGAAACCTGAAAAACATCGGGTTCAATTTTACCGACAAGATTAAGTTCGACTACCTTCCCGAGCACCGGGAAGTGCTAATCGAAAAAAAAGAACCAATAAGACCCGGATTTTTCGGAAAAAAGGTCAATAACGTCACAGCGATCATTGGAAAAAATGGTACTGGCAAAAGCAATCTGCTTGACCTTATCTGTTACCTTACTAAAGGCTCATCCAAACGATTTTATAAATTCATCATCATTTATGAAGACGCCAGAAACAGAGGGCAGCAATACATTTGTAAAACCAATATTGAAGAGCTTAGCAAAGACAAACGACTCTTTATCATTGACGCAGGCAAATCAATCCCCAATATAGGCGCTATCTTTTTTTCCAACGTCAATGACGGAAGGGAACACCGCTTTGCAAGGGATATTATCGACATCTCACAAAATTCGACCTCGCGGCACACCCGGAAACGGAGCGACGTCTTCAACCAATTAAAATTCCTGCTTTCAGACCATTTTGAAGCTGTGAACCTTTCAGCCCCAAATACTGTCCTACTCACTACAAGGGCAGATATAACGATAAAAAAACCACTTCAAACCTATCTCAGTTCATACCCAAAGTTTGAAGCGCTGGTGAAGCTATACTCATCCGGGCTTAAACGTCACAAACCAGCCGAGCAGTTTCGTTATTCACTGCGGTACACTCTTTTCATTTACAGCCTCAATCATGTCTTCTCCAACTTTATCGATAATTCACAGATAGGGCTATCCGGAAACGAAACAGAGTTTGTCAATACTTTTACTACCATATTCCAGAATAGATTTCCTAAAGCAGATCTCCCTGGAATGTCAGATACTCATGAAAGGCTCGAATATTTTCTTCGCGATTTCATGGATCATTACAAACAGCTCGGTGAAATGAATGTTAACGAACTTTACCTGTTTTTGGATTTTGATCGCGATATCCCAAAAATGAATCTCATCATAGCAGAAGAGAAGATCTCAAAAAAAACCTATTTCAAAGCTTTTTTTGACGAATTCAATCAGGGGATTTTCAAAAGGTATAATGCTATTTTTGATTTTCCTGAAATCATTGACTTAGAGTGGACCGGCATGAGTTCCGGTCATAAGGCATTCCTCAATCTTTTTGCGCAGCTTCATTCGACCATCAAACGTATTGCCCAACAGGAAAATGTCCTTGTTTGTATTGACGAAGGTGACCTTTACCTTCATCCTGAATGGCAGCGGCAATTCTTAAATAGGGTTATACGCTATGTGCCGGAAATGCTGAATAAGAACTTGCAATTCATCCTCACCACGCACAGCCCTTTCCTGATCTCTGACCTGCCTAAGGAAAATCTAATCCTGGTTCAATCTAACAGTTTTGGCAATTGCGAGATAGCAACCAATAAGATCACTTTAAGGCAGACTTTTGGAGCTAATATTTATGACCTTTTTAGAGGGCCTTTTGTACTCGAAAAAAGCACGATTAGTGAATTCGCTTTAAGGAAGATCAACCGGGCAGTCGCTATCCTGAGCCAAAAAGCGATATCCAGGGTGGAATACAATGAGGCAAGAGACATCGTTTCGGCCGTCGGTGACTATGCAGTTCATTTCAAACTTGATTTAATGTTGAAAGATGCTGAAACTCTCTTGTAA